The window AGGGGTTTTCCTCGGTTCGGCCGACCCGCTGGCGGATGCCGTCTTTCCGAATCTTGCCCAAGCAGCCGACTGGATCATCGAGGACACGGCACAATCGTAAAGCGCACATACGAGTCGAATCAAAACCTTGCATAGATTACGCAAGGTTTTTTCTTTACACTTCGTATACAAACGTATACAATAAAAACACTGTATACATTTGTATACGAAAGGAGTAGGTCGTTATGAGAAACGGGCATCATCATCGGGAGAGTCATCACGGAGAACGGCGCAGAGGTAGGGAAGGGGGGCCGTCGCGAGGCGGTGCTAAGACGTTTCGACGGGGACGGGCGATTGCTTTTTTGGAAACTCTTCAAGTGAAGCGGGCTACCGTCGCAGCGCAATTGGAGAAACCCGAATTCCAATCCATTGAACCCGTTCTTGTCGGCGAATTAAAAGCGATTGACGGGATCATCGACGAATTCAAAAACCTCTTTGAAATCCAGGAAGGCGAAACCTCTGAAGAAAAGCAGATGGACGCCACGGAAGGGGATACGCAGAATGAAGAGCATTAACGAATACATCGATGCCGTATTTGCGCCAAGTGACGAGATATTGGAGCAGGTCCTGTCTTCCATTCAGGAAAACGGCATGCGGAATATATCCGTTTCGCCGTCGTCCGGGAAGCTGCTGACGATGCTCGTATCGCTGACCCATTCGAAAAATGTCCTCGAAATCGGGGCGCTTGGTGGCTATAGCGGCATTTGTCTCGCGCGTGGGTTCGGCGCGGGAGGTCATCTGACTTCTTTGGAATTGAAGGAGCCGTTTGCAGAACTTGCGAAACACAATCTGACACTTGCCGGTTTCGGCGATCAAGTGACTTACAAAACTGGCCCCGCATTGGATAATTTGGCGGCCTTGAAGGCGGATGGGAAGACCTTTGACTTCTTTTTCATCGACGCGGATAAAGGGAACTATGAAAATTACTTGAACGCTTGCGTGGAGTTGGCGGAGCCGGGTGCCGTCATTGTAGCGGATAACGTGCTCGCCGGCGGGACCGTAGCCGATCCGGCTGCCACTGAAAAACGATATACCGAACAGATGAAAACATTTAACGAAACCGTTGCACAGCATCCCCGATTGGAATCCGTCCTTCTGCCAATCGGGGACGGCATGACGGTTTCGCGGGTGAAAAATAGCTAATCCCAACTAACGAAAAACCGGCGCAGGAGGGTCCTGTACCGGTTTTTTATTGGTGCTTATTTTCCTTCCTTCACAGAGACTAATTCCGTGAAGATCTTTCCATTTTGATCTGTAGCTTTTATAATTCCGATTCCTTTGGCGAAATACGCTCGCGAGCCGTCTGGGAAACGGAGAATGACGACATTTTGGAAGGTGCCAGCTTTCACGGTTATTGTTTTCGTTGTGCTTTCCACTAAAACCTTTTGATCCTCAAACAGGAGAGACGTATCGGTTGTGTAAGTTCCTTGTTTCAATGGATACGGAACGTTGACGAAGATGAAATCCGAGCTGGAGACTCCCATCAGCAGGCCTTTGTCGGTCTCGATGTACGTAAAGTTCGATAATTCCGGGTAAAGGGGACTCTTCTTATTATATAAGTACGTGTATTCTTCTTCTTTTTCTACGACAAATGTCTCTTTCTTATTTTCCAAGAAAGAGGGTGCATACGTCAGGATCAATCCTTCTTTAGGCGCCAGTCCGCCGGTAACCATTGTGGGGGCAGCGTTTGGGTTTTGATTGGATAGAGCAGACGTAAATACATACCCCTTACTTTTCCCAGCTTGTACATAGGACCATCCGTTCGATGAAGACAAGACAACGACTTTCGAATGGTTTTGAATGGTACCGAGCGTGTCAGCATTTTGGTTCGGTGCGGAACGCAAAATAATATCATTTTTTGCATGCACATACATTTCTGTTGCCGTGGCGGTGGCGTTTGGATGGACAGGGAATACGAGTATCAACAACATACTGAGTACTAAGACTATTTTTCTTATGTCAATCACTCCTTGGTATAGTGGCTTATAGAAGCTATGAAACAAGCATTGAAAATAGAATTAGGGGTACACAATAGGTGCATTTATGAATATGTCTTCCACTGGGATCCGCCTCTCAAACAAAAGGGGAGAAAGAATTCCTTGTTATCTTGATAACCGCGGCACGGTGAATGCGTTGAAGCGGTTAATGAAAGACAACTAGACGAATACCGAGGACGTTCGGATGAACGCTCCCATGTAGATAGCAGTGACG is drawn from Sporosarcina sp. FSL W7-1349 and contains these coding sequences:
- a CDS encoding SH3 domain-containing protein — protein: MLLILVFPVHPNATATATEMYVHAKNDIILRSAPNQNADTLGTIQNHSKVVVLSSSNGWSYVQAGKSKGYVFTSALSNQNPNAAPTMVTGGLAPKEGLILTYAPSFLENKKETFVVEKEEEYTYLYNKKSPLYPELSNFTYIETDKGLLMGVSSSDFIFVNVPYPLKQGTYTTDTSLLFEDQKVLVESTTKTITVKAGTFQNVVILRFPDGSRAYFAKGIGIIKATDQNGKIFTELVSVKEGK
- a CDS encoding O-methyltransferase, coding for MKSINEYIDAVFAPSDEILEQVLSSIQENGMRNISVSPSSGKLLTMLVSLTHSKNVLEIGALGGYSGICLARGFGAGGHLTSLELKEPFAELAKHNLTLAGFGDQVTYKTGPALDNLAALKADGKTFDFFFIDADKGNYENYLNACVELAEPGAVIVADNVLAGGTVADPAATEKRYTEQMKTFNETVAQHPRLESVLLPIGDGMTVSRVKNS